One segment of Rosa chinensis cultivar Old Blush chromosome 6, RchiOBHm-V2, whole genome shotgun sequence DNA contains the following:
- the LOC112170467 gene encoding NEDD8-conjugating enzyme Ubc12, with the protein MIKLFKVKEKQRELAENANGKTLVKKQSAGELRLHRDISELNLQKTCTIAFPNGKDDLMNFEVTVRPDEGYYLGGTFMFTFQVSPMYPHEAPKVKCKTKVYHPNIDLEGNVCLNILREDWKPVLNINTIIYGLFHLFTQPNYEDPLNHDAAAVLRDNPKMFESNVRRAMSGGYVGQTLFPRCM; encoded by the exons ATGATTAAGCTATTTAAAGTGAAGGAAAAGCAGAGGGAGCTTGCTGAAAATGCCAATGGAAAGACACTGGTTAAGAAGCAAAGCGCAGGAGAATTACGGCTTCATAGAG ATATTAGTGAGCTGAACCTACAGAAAACATGTACCATAGCATTCCCCAATGGTAAGGACGATTTAATGAACTTTGAGGTTACCGTCCGGCCTGATGAAGGATACTATCT AGGCGGTACATTTATGTTCACATTTCAAGTTTCTCCCATGTATCCTCATGAGGCGCCAAAGGTCAAGTGCAAGACAAAG GTCTATCATCCTAATATTGACTTGGAAGGAAACGTCTGCCTCAACATTCTAAGAGAAGACTGGAAACCTGTTTTGAATATCAATACTATAATATATGGACTCTTTCATCTTTTTACG CAACCCAATTATGAAGATCCCCTTAATCATGATGCAGCTGCTGTCCTAAGGGATAACCCCAAGATGTTTGAGTCCAATGTGAGAAGAGCTATGTCTGGTGGGTATGTGGGGCAGACCTTATTCCCGCGGTGCATGTAG